Within the Miscanthus floridulus cultivar M001 chromosome 17, ASM1932011v1, whole genome shotgun sequence genome, the region ATGAAGCTCACGACGATGTCGCGGAGGTACTTGTCGTCGTTGATGGAGCCCATGAAGCGCGACAGGAGGTCGTCGCCCGAGGCGGCGGTGCCGAGCTTCCGGCGCTGCCGGATGACCTCAGCGGCGAGCGTGTCGACGAGGCGGATGGCGTCGCGGAGCTCCCGCTCCTCCCCGACGTTGAGCAGCCGCTTCAGCTTCCAGAACACGTGCATGGGCGCCGTCGCGCGTCGCGCGGAGAGCATCGACGCCGTGTCGAACGCGTCCGCGAACGCCGACATGGGCAGCGACAGCTCCAGGCAGCCGGGGTCAAGGCCGAACGAGATCCTGCATATGCAGTCGAAGGCAAAGCGGCGGAACACGTCCTGGAGGTCCAGCAGCCTCTCGCCGCTGTCTCCGTCTCCGTCGCCGCCGGCTGCAGAGTAAAGCAGAGGAATGAGTCGGCACCGCAGCTCGGAGGCCACGACGCCCGCCGCGAAGCAGCGCAGCGCTGGGGAcgcgagctcggcggcggcgagctTGCGCTGGAAGAGCCAGGAGTCGCTGTCGACGTTGAATATCCCGCGGCCGAGGAAGTCGGCGAGGATGGCCGAGAAGGGGGCGCCCTTGGGGTAGTTGTCGAAGCGGCCGCGCAGCATGTGGTCGACGGTGGGCGGGTTGGCGGTGACCACGTTGCCGAGCACGTGCACGTGCACGGTCCGCCCGGGCGCGAGGCGCAGGAGGTGCGCGTACCAGTCGCAGAGGTTGTCGAACTCGGCTGTCCACGACGCCGTCACGTACGCCTCGCACACGGCGCACGCGCACCACCACGGCGGCCGCAGCCGCAGCAAGGCCAGGAGGACGGCTAGGGCCACCGTGCACGCAGCCGACGTGAAGAGGACGGCGGCCACCACCTGCGGCTGCAAGGAGCTCGCCTGCAGGGCTTGAGCCGCGACGTATAACGTGGTTGCATATGCGACCATGATGAAGAACAGCCTCCCTTGGGCTTCTCCTCGATCGCTCCGCGTTTTCGAACGCGTGCCTTTGAGCCTCTATAAGGCCGTGCTTAACGTCTGTGATGAGTGAGCTTGCTTGTGCTGTGGCAATCTCAGAGCACACAGCAGCGTTTTATACAGGGATAACAGACATTTTAAATAAAGCTGTTAAATTATACAAGGAGAGTGTACTCCATCATACAATATAGACAGCGTTTGGTTGGTGCTTTT harbors:
- the LOC136516976 gene encoding cytochrome P450 94C1-like → MVAYATTLYVAAQALQASSLQPQVVAAVLFTSAACTVALAVLLALLRLRPPWWCACAVCEAYVTASWTAEFDNLCDWYAHLLRLAPGRTVHVHVLGNVVTANPPTVDHMLRGRFDNYPKGAPFSAILADFLGRGIFNVDSDSWLFQRKLAAAELASPALRCFAAGVVASELRCRLIPLLYSAAGGDGDGDSGERLLDLQDVFRRFAFDCICRISFGLDPGCLELSLPMSAFADAFDTASMLSARRATAPMHVFWKLKRLLNVGEERELRDAIRLVDTLAAEVIRQRRKLGTAASGDDLLSRFMGSINDDKYLRDIVVSFMLAGRDTVASALTAFFLLLSDHPDVATAIRDEVSRVSGDHRDGHAAAAASSEKLKDMHYVHAVLHECMRLFPPVQFDSKFAAGDDMLPDGTFVARGTRVTYHAYAMGRMESVWGPDCAEFRPDRWLHDGRFVPESPYRYPVFQGGVRDCIGRELAIMEMKSVIVAVVQSFDIEAVGRSSHWPKFAPGLTATFAGGVPVRVRRRARVSELRPPPS